CGCCAGCAGGATGGGGATCAGGGAAAAGAGACGGGCCTGGGTCTGCAATGGGGCCTCCTGGGAGATCAACGCGGTGATATGGGTGATGCCGAGAATCTCGCCCATCGTCCAGAACAGAGTGAACGACAGGATCAACGCTGTTTGCTCGAACAGCGCATAGGCACCGAAGCCGATGCCGTAGCACAGGGCAGCCAGCGCCAGGTTGGTGAGCGCGCCGAAGCGCGCGGTCAATGCGATCAGTGGCTGTGTCAGCAAGACCACCAGCAAGGCATTGACGAGCCCCACTGCGGCAAAGGTGCTAGCCGCCTGCTCGACGGCGATCGCGTCGAGCCACAGCGGCAGTTGGTACTCACGCTGCGCATCCAGTACCGCCGTGGCGAAGAACATCGCGCCGGCGATGATCACGAGCCGTGGCACGTCGAGCAGGTTGCGCAAGCCCGCACCCCTTGCCGCAGAGGGCTGGACCTGCCGCTCGGGCAGCGTCAGCAAAAGGCTCGAGACGAAACACAAGGTGCTGATCCCTGTGGCGAAGACCATCAGGTAACGGCTATCGAGGCCCAGCAGGTACCCACCAATGACAAACAGCAGCGCGCCCCCCAGGTTGTGGGCCAGGTGCAGGTAGCCAAAGGACGCGATGCGGTTGCCGTCATCCGCCGCCAGTGATGTCAGCACGCTGAACACGGGCGTGACCAGGCCTGCGCAGAGCATGAACATCAGCACCATGGCGATGGATGCAGTCGGAGTGTCGAGCATCATCGCGAGCAGCAGAAAGACTGAAGCGCACAATGATGTGCCCAGCAACAGCAGGCGAATGGAGCAGCGACTGGCCAGGGTCCCGCCCAACAAGTTCCCCGCCAGGTAGAACGCCGAGATCAGCGTGATCACAAGCGCCACCGCCGAGCTGTCGAGCGCGTAGTGCCGGTTGAAGAACAGGGCTGCGAAAGGCCCCAGCGCATTGGCCATGACGAACAGCAGGCGCAGCACGATGATGTTGCGCATCGCCGTCGTTGGTCCTGTGCCTTTCAAATGCCTGTCCATTCCATGCTTCATGGCGCCTGTGTCCCTGTCCTTGGCGGTTCAGGTCGGAACATACCTTGGCTGGAGAAAATGCACTACAGGCTTCCTTGTGCAACGCTCGGGCCTCACGTAGGGCACATGCATTGGACGGCAGCGAAATCACCTTTATGGCCCGCACAAAGCGTGCCTGGGCTGTCAGGGGTGCTCATGCCGCCATCGGGCCGGCGTTACCCCCACTTCCTTGCGAAAGGCACTGGTGAAGTGAGGCTGGCTGTTGAAGCCAAGATCCAGGGCCACTTCGATAATGGGGTTGTTCGTGTGCCGGAGCATGTCCTGGGCACGCAGTATCTTGCGGTGCAGGATATAGGCGTGGGGGGTATATCCGGTGCATTGCTTGAAGGTGGCGGCAAAACGACAGCGGCTGGCACCGAAGACGTTGCTCAGCTCGGTCAGGGGCAGGGCGGTATGCAGGTTCTCGTTGATGTACCTCAGTGTCCGCTGGAGGCAGGACCTTTCAGGGTGATGCCGTGCGCCACCGTCTCGGGTGTCCAGCGGGTGTTCAATGACTGTAGCCATATCAAGTTCCCCCCATGTTCAGCAGGGTTTGCAGGCAGTCACGCTCAGTGGCGCAACGAGCGTGTGAACGAATCAATATAGGCGAAAACCAAAGCGATGGCCTTTCGGTGCCTGGGGGCGAGGGCAGGGCGCCCAGGCACCTGCCTGCCACTCGATCCCGTCGGGCGGCGCTCAGTGTGCTCGGTCAGTCCATGACAGATTTTGTAAAACTGCGTTCGAGGTTGCGACCACACTGACGAGCGGTAAAACGTCGGGCAAGGGTCGATTGTCGTTCGGCAAGCCTCGGAGTGCGCTATCGAGCGCCTGGCGCACCCAGGAGGGTAGGTCGGGGACGCGGAGAAAAATCAGCTTGTTGTTTTATACTATAGGGGGGTATAGTATTTTCACATTCACGGCACAGACAGCAATGTCTCGATGTCTTGAAGAGCAGGAAAACAGCACTTCGCCGCTTGGGCGGGCGCAGTGCGATCCACGGCCTGATGGTGGCCGTTGCGGATAACCATCCTCGGGAGGAGTTTCCTGAAAGAGGGGCGAGCAGCGACTCGCGCAATCAGTCCATCAACGAAACCATCTCCATCGTTCGGTCGATTCACCTAGTGCCACCCCCGAAAGGGTTGGCGACGGGGACCATCCAGAAAGGGAAGTGACATCATGAAATCACGTGCAGCAGTCGCCTTCGGGCCAGGAAAACCACTGGAAATCGTCGAGATCGACGTCGAGCCGCCGCGCAAGGGCGAGGTACTCGTCAAGATCACCCACACCGGCGTTTGCCATACCGATGCGTTCACCCTGTCGGGTGACGATCCTGAAGGCCTCTTCCCGGTCGTGCTGGGGCATGAGGGTGCGGGTATCGTCATGGAGGTCGGCGAAGGCGTGACCAGCGTGAAACCCGGCGATCACGTTATCCCGCTCTACACCGCCGAATGTGGCGAGTGCCTGTTCTGCAAGTCCGGCAAGACCAACCTGTGCGTGGCGGTGCGCGCCACCCAGGGCAAAGGCCTGATGCCCGACGGCACCACCCGCTTCTCGTACAACGGCCAGCCGCTGTTCCACTACATGGGCTGTTCCACCTTCAGCGAGTACACCGTGGTCGCCGAAGTCTCGCTGGCCAAGATCAACCCGGACGCCAATCCGGAGCACGTCTGCCTGCTGGGTTGTGGCGTGACCACCGGTATCGGCGCGGTGCACAACACGGCCAAGGTACAACCAGGTGATTCGGTGGCGGTGTTCGGCCTCGGCGGTATTGGCCTCGCGGCGATCCAGGGCGCGCGCCAAGCCAAGGCGGGTCGCATCATCGCCATCGACACCAACCCGGCCAAGTTCGAGCTGGCCCGCCAGTTCGGGGCCACCGAGTGCATCAACCCCAAGGACCATGCGAAGCCGATTCACGAAGTGCTGATCGAAATGACCGGCTGGGGTGTCGACCACACCTTCGAGTGCATCGGCAATGTCAATGTCATGCGCTCGGCGCTGGAAGCCGCCCATCGTGGCTGGGGCCAGTCGATCGTCATCGGCGTCGCCGGCGCCGGCAAGGAAATCTCCACCCGTCCGTTCCAGCTGGTCACGGGCCGGACTTGGAAGGGCTCCGCCTTCGGCGGCGTCAAGGGGCGCACCCAGCTTCCAGGCATGGTGGAAGACGCGATGAAAGGCGAGATCGACCTGGCGCCGTTCGTCACCCACACCATGGGGCTCGATGAAATCAACGAAGCGTTCGACCTGATGCATGAAGGCAAGTCGATTCGCACTGTCATTCACTACTGATCTTCAAACACCACACATCAAGGAAACACTTCAATGGCTACTCCAGTAATTTCCGGTAACGACATCTTCTCCCACGTCTTCCTCGGCGCCGCCGATATGCAGAAGTCGGTCGCATTCTACGATGCCGCCCTGGGTGCCCTCGGCATCAAGAACCTGGGGCCTTTCGGTAACGACTGGGTGCTGTACGGTCGCGACAAACCTGCGTTCATCATCGCCCGTCCAGGCAATGGCGCGGCACCCACCAGCAACGGTGTGACGGTAGGCTTCGCGGCCGCCACCCCAGCCGAAGTGGCTGCGTTCCATGCCGCGGGCCTCGCCGCGGGTGGTACCGATGAAGGCCAACCAGGTCCACGTGGTCACCTGCCGGGTGCTCATGCGGCCTACCTGCGCGACCCTGCCGGCAACAAGGTGTGCGTCTACGCCTTTGTCTGAAACCAAGGAGGCGTGAGGTCGTCTTGAAAGGGCTGCAGCCCGTCTGAGCGACCCCTCTCTGCACCCAAGCCGCGACCGTTCCGGCATGCCGACCGGTCAGCGGCACTCGGCGCCCGGTTCGACCGAGCCGGGCTCCGGGCCCTGTGTTGTTTCGCTTGCCGCAACGAAGGCGATCCGACACGGGGCCGACCATGACGAGCGCGCTGGATGTGGCGCTCATGCCCCGATCCTGAACCAGACGATCCGTCGTTTCGAACAACGACTGGGTACGCCTTTGTCGAAATGTGGAGACGCTCCATGGAACGTATCGAGCATCACGCCAGCTTCGAGGGTTGGCAGGACGTTTATCAACACGAATCAACCATGCTCGGTTGCACGATGAGGTTTGGCATTTACCTGCCGCCCCAGGCCGAGCACAAGAAACTACCGGTGCTGTACTGGCTTTCCGGCCTGACCTGCACGGAACAGAATTTCATCACCAAGGGCGCGGTACAGCGTTACGCCGCGGAGCACGGGATCATTGTCGTTGCTCCCGATACCAGCCCCCGCGGCGAGCACGTCGCCGACGATGCCGCCTATGACCTTGGCCAAGGGGCGGGCTTCTACGTGGACGCCACGGCTTTGCCCTGGAGCAACCACTACCGGATGTACTCCTATGTGGTCGATGAGTTGCCGGCCTTGGTAGAGCGCCACTTCCCGGCGACGCAGCGACGTGGCATCAGCGGGCATTCGATGGGCGGCCACGGCGCGCTGGTGATCGCACTGCGCAACCCAGGTCGCTATCAAAGTGTCTCGGCGTTCTCGCCGATCGTGGCGCCCACGCAGGTGCCCTGGGGGCAGAAGGCATTTGCGGCCTACCTGGGCGAACACAACCCGCAGGCCTGGAAGGCTTATGACACGGTCGAGCTGATTCGCACGGCGAAAGAGCGCTTGCCGTTGCTGGTCGACCAGGGGTTGAACGACGAGTTTCTCGAGCATCAGCTGCGCCCCGAACGGTTGCGTACCGCTTGTGCGCAAGCGGGTCATCCATTGACGCTCAATCTGCGAACGGGGCATGACCACAGCTACTACTTTGTTTCCACTTATTTGAGCGAGCACATGGCCCACCATGCGGCCGCACTGAATCGCTGAACAATGGGAGACCCTGATGATGAAAAAGACCTCTGACAAGCGGCATCATGTTGTCGTCGTAGGCGCCGGCTTCGGTGGGCTGGACGTCGTCAATGGATTGTCGGGCGCCGACGTTGATGTAACGATCATCGACCGCCGCAACTACCACCTGTTCCAGCCCTTGCTTTACCAAGTGGCGGGGGCCTCTCTCTCGACGTCCGAGATCGCCTGGCCGATCCGCTACCTGTTCCGCAATCGCCAGGATGTGCAGACGCTCATGGCGCACGTGCAAGGCGTCGACGTCAAGGCGCGGCAGGTCATCCTCGATAACGGTTCGACCGTTGGCTATGACACGCTCGTCCTCGCCACAGGCGCCACCCATGCCTACTTCGGGCACGATGAGTGGGAGCAGCACGCGCCTGGCTTGAAGACCCTGGAGGATGCCGCCACCCTTCGCGGCAGGATCCTCAGCGCCTTCGAGGAGGCCGAGCGCAGCAGCAACCCGGCGGAACGTGCCGCCCTGCAGACATTCGTGATCATTGGCGGTGGCCCGACGGGCGTCGAGCTGGCGGGCACTATCGCTGAACTGGCCAAGGGTACGTTGGCGCGTGATTTCCGCGCCATCGATCCGCGTGCCACGCGAGTTGTGTTGATCGAGGCGGGAACACGCTTGTTGCCGGTGTTTCCCGAGAAGCTGTCGGACTATACCCGCCGGGCGCTTGAGAAGCTCGGGGTCGAGGTGGCGCTGGGGGCTCCGGTAACGGACTGCTCCGCCGAGGGGGTCGTGGTCGCTGGCAAGCCACTCCAGGCCAGGACCATCATCTGGGCCGCCGGGGTACAAGCTTCACCGGCAGCCCGGTGGTTGGGCGCCGAATCGGATCGTGCGGGGAGGGTGCTCGTCAGGCCGGATCTCAGTGTGCCGGGGCGCCCCGAGATCTTTGTCATCGGTGACACCGCGGCCTCGGCGATGGCCGACGGAAAGTATGTGCCAGGTATCGCGCCCGCGGCCAAGCAGCAAGGCAAGTACGTGGCCAACCTGGTCAAGCGGCACTTGAAGGGCAAGCCCGTCGACGAGCCCTTCAAGTACAAGCACCAGGGCAACCTTGCCACCATCGGCCGCAGCCTTGCCGTGATCGACATGGGGCGGATTACGCTGCGCGGCGCCATCGCCTGGTGGATCTGGAAGCTTGCGCACATCTATTTCCTGATTGGCGTGCGCAATCGACTGAGCGTTGCGCTTAGCTGGGTATGGAACCATAGCGTCGGTTATCGCGGTTCACGCCTGATCATGCGTTCCGCCGACCCGACCAGGCAGCCTCCGAACCGATAGTGCCTGTGACAGGGCCGTGGATTGGCGTGTCGTTTTCAATACGGGCGACTTCGGAATCGGAGGATGCGCTTCAAGGGGGAATTGGACTAGCATGAGTGGCCCTCGTTCAAGCGAGGATTTCCACCCATTAGCATGCTTTTTATACTACACGGCAGTATAGTATGACGGCTGCTCGTAACCCTTGAAGGTGTTCGATGCCCCACAACCCACGCGAGAAAAAACAGGCGCTTACCCGTGTACGACGTATCAAAGGCCAGGTAGGCGCCCTTGAACAAGCACTGGACGATGGTGCCGAATGCGCTGCGATTCTTCAGCAACTGGCGGCTGTCCGTGGTGCCGTCAACGGCTTGATGGCGGCGATCCTGGAGAGCTACCTGCGTGAAGAATTCCCGCAGACGGAGGCCAGGAGCGATTCGCAGAAGCAGACGATCGACGACACGATTTCCATCGTGCGCTCCTATCTACGCTAGTCGTCGTACCTGGGCAGGTTCGACGGGCTCGTGAGATTCAGCGTTGCCGGCGGCGCTGATAGCGTGTTGGGGCATCAAAGGGGCGCACCCAACTGCCTGGCGGGGTGGAGGACGCAGCGAAGGGGGAGGCCGACCCAACACCTTTCGCATCCATTTCCCTGAGCTTGAAGCGTTCGTTCCAATGAACGCAGGCGAGCCTATTCGCTCAGTGACCAATGACTGAGCGGCAAGAACCTAATGCCCGGTGTGGGGTTCCCTGCGCCGTGCCTACCCTTTGACGTGAGCGCTTGTCGCTGTTCTCGCACCGATCCGCCCGAAGGCGTCGAACGCGAAGCGCGGCATGCCTGGACAGACGAGAAACGAGGCCGCTATGAAACCGCCGCCCCTGAACGATACGACAGCCGCCGTTACCCGCGTGTACGGTATGCCGGCCCATGCCGGTCGAAACCTGGCCGTGGACGAAGTGCATGCGCGCCCACACCTGCTGGTGCAGGCACCGCGAACCTTGCTGCAGTTGGCGTTCATGACTGAAGGCGACCCCGCCAGGGACCAGGAGGCAATGACCGAGCTGTCTCGGCGCCTGGGCGTTGCGCAGCCCGACAATGTGGCTGCGCTGCACGGCCTGACGTGGGACGAAGGTGATCTGCACTGTGAAAAGCACACGGAGTTCTCGACCTACCTCTGGAGCGCTTCGCTGGACCCCGAGACCGGAGAACCCTGTGGCGAAAACCCCTTCAAGCATGGCTTCGTCCCGCCCGGCCCGGTGATTGCCGGTATCCGCTTGAATCTGCTGCCCTGGACCTCGGTAACCGAGCAGGCGCTCGAGCGTTTCGACCCCGTCAGCCTGTGTTACTCGGTGGTGGAGAACGGCGCGGCCGCCATCGTGACCGACTTTCGGCAGGATGCGGATGGCCTGACGAACATCCTGGTGCTCGACCGTGGCCTGACCCAGGCGCGGGCAGGGGCGCTCGTCCAGCGCCTGCTGGAGATCGAGACCTATCGAACCCTGGCCTTGCTGGCCCTGCCACTGACACGGTCGATGACGGTGGACCTCAGGCGTATGGAGTCGCAGCTCGCGGCCATCACCAATGAGATGCGCAGCGGCAAGGGGGCTCGGCGGGACAATGACCTCCTGCTGGCCGAACTCACGACGCTGGGTGCCGACCTGGAGGCCGGTGCCGCGGCGAACCTCTATCGCTTCGGTGCCAGCCGGGCCTACTACCAGATCGTCGAGGAGCGGCTGGAAGCATTGTCGGAGACGTCGGTATCGGGGTATTGCACCTGGCGCGATTTCCTCAATCGCCGTATCGCGCCGGCCATGCGCACGTGTCAATCGGTCAAGGAGCGCCAGGCAAAGCTGTCCGACAAGCTGACCCGGGCAATCGCATTGTTGCGGTCCTGGATCGACGTTGAGCTGGAACGCCAGAACAGCGACCTGCTGGCTTCGATGAACAATCGCGCCAAGTTGCAGCTGCGCCTTCAGCAAACCGTCGAAGGCCTGTCCGTGGCCGCCATCTCCTATTACGTGGTCAGTCTGCTGGCTTACCTGCTCAAAGGCATTCCCGGCGTTCACGACAAGGTGGCACCTGAGTTGGTCATTGCAGGCCTGGTGCCTTTGGTGATCCTGTCGATCTGGTGGACGGTGCGGCGGATCAGGCATGCGCACGGCGACCCGGCAGCGGAAGATGCCACGCCCTGATGCCATGACTCGAACCTTGAGCACGTTGCCATCCACCAACTGCAGGACTCGTACACATGCCAGACCCAACATACGGTGAATCCTCGTGCGGCGCCGCGGCCAGTGGCCTGGTGGAGGTGCGCGGCGCTCGGGAAAACAATCTCAAGGACGTGGATGTCGCCATCCCACGCAATGCGCTGGTGGTGTTTTCAGGCGTTTCCGGCTCGGGCAAGTCCTCGCTGGCGTTCGGTACGATCTACGCCGAGGCGCAGCGGCGCTACTTCGAATCGGTCGCACCCTATGCCAGGCGCCTGATCGACCAGGTGGGCGTTCCCGACGTCGATGCCATCGACGGCCTGCCGCCAGCGGTGGCGTTGCAGCAGCAGCGCGGGGCGAGCAACGCGCGTTCTTCCGTGGGGAGCGTGACCACGCTCTCCAGCCTGGTACGCATGATGTACTCGCGCGCCGGGGCCTACCCGGCTGATCAGGCGATGCTGTACGCCGAGGACTTCTCGCCGAACACGCCGCAAGGGGCCTGCCCGGCGTGCCATGGGCTGGGCCATGTGTACGAGGTGACGGAGGCCAGCATGGTGCCGGACCCCTCGTTGAGCATCCGCGAGCGCGCTATCGCCGCCTGGCCACCTGCCTGGCATGGCCAGAACCTGCGCGACATCCTGGTCACCCTGGGCTACGACGTCGATCGTCCCTGGAAGGACCTGCCGAAGCAGGACCGGGAGTGGATCCTGTTCACCGAGCAAACCCCTACGGTGCCGGTATACGCGGGCCTTACGCCCGCCGAGACCCGCGAGGCGCTCAAGGATAAGCGCGAGCCCAGCTACATGGGGACCTTCACCGGCGCCCGACGTTATGTGCTGCACACCTTCGCCAGCACGCAAAGCGCGTTGATGAGAAAACGGGTGTCGCGCTACCTGGAAGGGAAGCTGTGCGCTACTTGCCACGGTAAGCGGCTCAAGGCCGAAGCCTTATCCGTGACCTTTGCTGGCGTGGACATCGGCGCGTTCATGCAAATGCCCCTGGACCGCTTGGCGGCATTGCTGGCGCCTATCGCCCAAGGTGATTTTCGCGCTCACTCGGCCGGGCAGGGAACCGATCGGCAGGCGACTCGGCGTGACCGGGCCGAACGCGCTGCAACCGGTCGTGCGGTTCATGCGGTATCGCCGGACGTGCGGCGTACCTGCGCGCTGTCGGAGGAAAAGCGCCTCGCCGCGCAACGCCTGGCCGGCGCCGTGATGGCACGTCTGCAACAGTTGCGTGGACTGGGCCTGGGGTACCTCACGCTGGACCGGGCGACGCCGACCCTGTCGGCCGGCGAACTGCAGCGCTTGCGCCTGGCCACGCAACTGAGTTCCCTGCTGTTTGGCGTGGTGTATGTGCTAGACGAACCCTCGGCAGGCCTGCACCCCGCTGACAGCCAGGCGCTGTACGACTCGCTGGACACATTGCGCGACGCCGGCAATTCCGTGTTCGTGGTGGAGCATGACCTGGATTTGATGCGCCGCGCCCAGTGGCTGGTGGATGTGGGGCCGGACGCGGGCGAGCGCGGCGGACGCGTACTCTATAGCGGCGTACCGGACGGTTTGCGCGAAGTGGCCGAGTCGCGTACCGCGCGTTATCTGTTCGATGAGCAACGCGCGCCTGCCAGCCATGGGCGCGCAGCGGCGCGATGGCTGGAGCTGCGGGGTATCCGGCGGCACAACCTGCACGGCGTGGACGCGAGCATTCCGCTCGGTGTGCTGACGGCGGTGACCGGGATCTCCGGGTCGGGTAAGTCCAGCCTGGTCGCGCAGGCGCTGCCGGAGTTGTTGCTGCTGCACCTGGGGCATGAGCCTGAGGACGATGCGGCTGACAACGCGAACGCCGAAGGGCCATCAGTGATCGAGGTTACCGGTGGCCATCTCGCGGGTGATCTGCAGGCTGTCCAACGCCTGGTCCAGGTTGACCAGAAGCCGATCGGCCGCACGCCACGGTCCAACCTGGCCACCTACACCGGTTTGTTCGACCACGTGCGCAAGCTGTTCGCCGGCACGCCAGATGCGCGCCGCCGTCGTTACGACGCGGGCCGGTTCTCCTTCAATGTGGCCAAGGGCCGCTGCGAAACCTGTGAAGGCGAAGGCTTCGTCAGCGTGGAGCTGTTGTTCATGCCCAGTGTCTATGCGCCGTGCCCGACCTGCCATGGCGCCCGCTATAACGAGGCCACCCTCGAAGTGCGCTGGAAGGGGCGCAACATCGCCGAAGTGCTGCAGATGACGGTGGAGCAAGCCCATGACTTCTTCGCCGCAGAAGATGCCGTGGCAAGGCCACTGCTGCTACTGCGCGAGATCGGGCTGGGCTATCTGCGTCTGGGCCAACCCGCCACGGAACTGTCGGGAGGCGAAGCGCAGCGCATCAAGCTCGCCACGGAGCTGCAGCGCAGCCAGAGAGGGCGCAGCCTGTACGTGCTCGATGAGCCGACCACCGGGCTGCACGCCTCGGACGCCGACCGGTTGCTGGTGCAGTTGCAACGCCTGGTCGATGCCGGCAACACCGTCGTGATGATCGAGCATGACATGCGCGCGGTGGCCCAGGCGGACTGGGTGATCGACGTGGGGCCGGGTGCGGGCGAGGCGGGAGGGCGCATTGTCGCGGCGGGTGCCCCTCGACAGGTGGCGAGTGCGCGAGGCAGCCGGACGGCACCGTTTCTTGCAGAGGCAATCTCGCGAGCCGGGTAGGGTACCGACCTAAACTGACCTCCTGACGAGGCTAGACCCAGTCTTGAAAGGAATTCGCCTTCGAGTGGCCCTTTGGCTTTGGCGGGCAATACTTCTCTGTACAGCCGAGCGCGCGGCGATCAGCGCGCTGAGAGAGGTGTGAGGTGAACAAGCTATCAATCGTGGGTGCCGGCATGGTCGGTGAGGCGGCGGCGCAGATCATCGCCCGGGAGGAATACTGCCGTGAGTTGATGCTGGTCGATGTGCAGGGCGACCTGGCGCAGGGCAAGGCGCTGGACATCTGGCAGGCCGCCGTCGAGTCCGGTTCCGATACCCGGGTTCACGGCGGCGCCAATGCCGAGATGCTGCAGGATTCCGACCTGGTGGTGATTACCGCGGGCGTGCCGCGCAAGCCCGGCCAGTCGCGCCAGGACGTGCTGAGCATCAACCTGCCGATTCTCGACGGCATCATGCAGGACATCAACCGTCACGCCCCGGCGGCAACGGTCCTGGTGGTGTCGAACCCCGTCGACGTGCTGACCTACCGGGCCTGGAGCCTGAGTGGGCTGGGGCGTGGCAAGGTGTTCGGGCAGGCGGGGGTGCTGGATACCGCGCGCATGAAGTGCTTCATTGCCGAGGAAACCGGTTTTTCCGCCCGGGATATCACGGCGCTGGTCCTGGGCGGGCATGGCGACAGCATGGTGCCGTTGATGCGCTACTGCGCGGTCGGCTCGGTGCCGCTGTCTCACTTTCTCTCCAGTGAGCAGATAGACCGGATTGTGCAGCGTACACGCCAGGGCGGCGGCGAGATCCTGGGATTGAAGAAAATGGGGAGCGCCTGCGATGCGCCGGGTGTGGCCATTGCGCAGATGGTGGATGCCATCGCCAACGGGCGCAATCGCATCCTGCCGACGGTCGCGATTCTCGAGGGCGAGTATGGGCGGAGCGACATTGCCATGGGTGTTCCCTGCGTGCTGGCGGCAGAGGGGCTTGCACGGGTGATCGAGTTGCCCCTGGATGCGCAGGAGCAGGCGATGTTCGACCACTCTGCGGACGCGGTGGTGCGAGACATTGCTGAAATGAAGGCGTTATAGAAGGAGGGCGTTTTAAAGGTGGTGGCGGGAGCGTTGCAGCGCATTCGAGATCGAGCACTGCAAGGCCACCGCCAAGCATCAGGACGGTTGAGCCGCCAGGCGGTTGCTGACGCTACGTCCCAGCACAAGCACCGTGACAAAACCGCAGCCAACCAGCGCCGTGGCCAGGCTGAACAGCACCGCGCTGCCCATCTGGTCGACGATCTGCCCGCCGAAGAACGAGCCCAGGGCGATGATCACCTGGAACATGGCGACGAACAGCGGCATGCCGCGTTCGACATCCTTGGGCGCCACGACGAACATCCAGATGCTGGCGCAGGCCGGGAAGGCGCCGAAGGCGAAACCCCACAGCGCGATCAGCATCGCCGCGCCGGTCAGGCTGGTGGCGAAGTAGGGGAACAGCGCGGTGCCGACGCCGATCATCAGCGCGACCAGCATCAATGTGTGGCGCACGCTCTGGTTGGCGGCGAAACCGGCGAAGATATTTCCCAGTACCCCGGCCACGCCATAGAGCAACAGCAGGGAACCAATGGTTGGCCCGTCGAAGCTGGCGTTGTGCTTGAAGAACGGCGCGACATAGGTATAGGCGGCGAAGTGCGCCAGGCCGATCAGCAGGACAGCGATCAGGCCGACCCGAGCCTTCGGGTTGACGAACAGGGCAGGCAGGTCACTGATGCGGATGGCCTTGTCCGGGTTGAGCCGCGGCAGCAGGAAGACCTGCGCCAGCAGCACCGGTATGCCCACCAATGCAGTGACCAGGAAGGTCGTGCGCCACCCCATCAAGCCGCTCAGCCAAGTGCCCACCGGCACGCCAAGCACGGTGGCCAATGTCACCCCGACCATGATGATCGAGGTGGCCTGGGCCACGCTCACGCCCTTGGGCGCCAGGCGGCCGCTGAGGGCAATGGCGGTGGCCCAGAAGCCACCGATGCTGATGCCCAGCAGTACCCGGCCAAATAGCAGCAGGCTGAAGTCGGTGGCGTAGGCCACGACCGCGTTGGCGATGATCATGATCAGTGTCAGGCCGATCAGCAGGTAGCGCCGGTCCAGGGCGCCGATGCCCACCGACAGCAAGGGGGCGGCGAGGGCCGCCATGATGCCGGGCAGGGTCACCATCAGCCCGGCGTGGCCGGCGCTGATGCCGAGGTCGCTGGCGACATCGTTGAGCACTCCGACCGGGAGGAACTCGCTGGTAACCAGGGCGAAGGCACCCACGGCAACCGAGAGAATTGCCAGCCACTGCTGGCTGACGCTTTGCTGATCATGTTCGGGACGGCCGTGAGGGGCCTGGCTGGCGCTTGGCATGGTGTGGATTCCAAGGGAGTGTCGCCTGGAGCAGGCGAGAGGAGCGGGGAGACAATTC
This genomic stretch from Pseudomonas entomophila L48 harbors:
- a CDS encoding MFS transporter, translating into MDRHLKGTGPTTAMRNIIVLRLLFVMANALGPFAALFFNRHYALDSSAVALVITLISAFYLAGNLLGGTLASRCSIRLLLLGTSLCASVFLLLAMMLDTPTASIAMVLMFMLCAGLVTPVFSVLTSLAADDGNRIASFGYLHLAHNLGGALLFVIGGYLLGLDSRYLMVFATGISTLCFVSSLLLTLPERQVQPSAARGAGLRNLLDVPRLVIIAGAMFFATAVLDAQREYQLPLWLDAIAVEQAASTFAAVGLVNALLVVLLTQPLIALTARFGALTNLALAALCYGIGFGAYALFEQTALILSFTLFWTMGEILGITHITALISQEAPLQTQARLFSLIPILLATARMVSVGLGASLIASVGFTLSWSLYGVLGVLFAGASLWWFRREVAVAPASSAQDS
- a CDS encoding VOC family protein is translated as MATPVISGNDIFSHVFLGAADMQKSVAFYDAALGALGIKNLGPFGNDWVLYGRDKPAFIIARPGNGAAPTSNGVTVGFAAATPAEVAAFHAAGLAAGGTDEGQPGPRGHLPGAHAAYLRDPAGNKVCVYAFV
- a CDS encoding NAD(P)/FAD-dependent oxidoreductase, with the protein product MMKKTSDKRHHVVVVGAGFGGLDVVNGLSGADVDVTIIDRRNYHLFQPLLYQVAGASLSTSEIAWPIRYLFRNRQDVQTLMAHVQGVDVKARQVILDNGSTVGYDTLVLATGATHAYFGHDEWEQHAPGLKTLEDAATLRGRILSAFEEAERSSNPAERAALQTFVIIGGGPTGVELAGTIAELAKGTLARDFRAIDPRATRVVLIEAGTRLLPVFPEKLSDYTRRALEKLGVEVALGAPVTDCSAEGVVVAGKPLQARTIIWAAGVQASPAARWLGAESDRAGRVLVRPDLSVPGRPEIFVIGDTAASAMADGKYVPGIAPAAKQQGKYVANLVKRHLKGKPVDEPFKYKHQGNLATIGRSLAVIDMGRITLRGAIAWWIWKLAHIYFLIGVRNRLSVALSWVWNHSVGYRGSRLIMRSADPTRQPPNR
- a CDS encoding helix-turn-helix domain-containing protein; the protein is MATVIEHPLDTRDGGARHHPERSCLQRTLRYINENLHTALPLTELSNVFGASRCRFAATFKQCTGYTPHAYILHRKILRAQDMLRHTNNPIIEVALDLGFNSQPHFTSAFRKEVGVTPARWRHEHP
- the frmR gene encoding formaldehyde-responsive transcriptional repressor FrmR — protein: MPHNPREKKQALTRVRRIKGQVGALEQALDDGAECAAILQQLAAVRGAVNGLMAAILESYLREEFPQTEARSDSQKQTIDDTISIVRSYLR
- the fghA gene encoding S-formylglutathione hydrolase — encoded protein: MERIEHHASFEGWQDVYQHESTMLGCTMRFGIYLPPQAEHKKLPVLYWLSGLTCTEQNFITKGAVQRYAAEHGIIVVAPDTSPRGEHVADDAAYDLGQGAGFYVDATALPWSNHYRMYSYVVDELPALVERHFPATQRRGISGHSMGGHGALVIALRNPGRYQSVSAFSPIVAPTQVPWGQKAFAAYLGEHNPQAWKAYDTVELIRTAKERLPLLVDQGLNDEFLEHQLRPERLRTACAQAGHPLTLNLRTGHDHSYYFVSTYLSEHMAHHAAALNR
- a CDS encoding S-(hydroxymethyl)glutathione dehydrogenase/class III alcohol dehydrogenase: MKSRAAVAFGPGKPLEIVEIDVEPPRKGEVLVKITHTGVCHTDAFTLSGDDPEGLFPVVLGHEGAGIVMEVGEGVTSVKPGDHVIPLYTAECGECLFCKSGKTNLCVAVRATQGKGLMPDGTTRFSYNGQPLFHYMGCSTFSEYTVVAEVSLAKINPDANPEHVCLLGCGVTTGIGAVHNTAKVQPGDSVAVFGLGGIGLAAIQGARQAKAGRIIAIDTNPAKFELARQFGATECINPKDHAKPIHEVLIEMTGWGVDHTFECIGNVNVMRSALEAAHRGWGQSIVIGVAGAGKEISTRPFQLVTGRTWKGSAFGGVKGRTQLPGMVEDAMKGEIDLAPFVTHTMGLDEINEAFDLMHEGKSIRTVIHY